A segment of the Robbsia sp. KACC 23696 genome:
GTCAGCGGGCTTGTCGTTCACGCCCATCTGCATGATCGACCCTTTGCCGAACTGCTTTTCGATCTGGGCGAGCGCTGCGGCCAGCGCCTTGCTCTTATCTGCAGTCATGCCGTTCGAGCCTTTCTTGCTATCTTCCATGAATCGTCCTTTGCTATGATGGGACGTCAGCAGCGGCGCCACGCCCGTGTAAACACGTAGTTCCGCCCGCAAGCGTCGATATGAATGATACTGTATAAAAAAACAGTGCGTCTGGCAAGTCGAAAGCGCATCGATTGCGTTCGCGCCTGCCCCCTACGCCCGCTGGATGCGCTCATCCGGCCCTTTCGCGTGCTGCCAGGAGACCGATGCGCATTCTAATAGCTGAGGATGACAGCATACTCGCCGACGGCTTGACGCGAACCCTCCGCCAAGCGGGCTATGCCGTCGACCATTTCGGCGATGGCGGCGACGTCGATCGCGCCCTCGCCCTGCAAGCCTACGACCTGCTGATCCTCGATTTAGGACTGCCCAAGCTGTCCGGCCAGGAGATTTTGCGCCGTCTGCGCGCGCGCCAGGGCGCCAACGCGACCTTGCCGGTCCTGATTCTGACTGCGGCGGACAGCGTGGAAGATCGGGTAATGGGACTTGACCTCGGGGCGGACGACTATATGGCCAAGCCCTTCGCCCTGTCGGAGCTGGAGGCACGGATCCGCGCGCTGACCCGTCGCGGCACCGGCGGCGGTGCCGCGATTATGCGGCATGGCGCGCTCGCTTTCGATCAGGTCGGCCGCACAGCCAGTTTGCACGGGCAGATGATCGAACTTTCTGCGCGCGAGATCGCTTTGCTCGAAGTGTTGCTGCAACGCGTCGGCCGATTGGTATCGAAGGAGCAACTGGTCGATCACCTGTGCGAATGGGGCGACGAGGTAAGTACCAACGCGATCGAAGTCTATATGCACCGTTTGCGCAAAAAGATCGAACCCGGCGGCGTGCGCGTCACGACCGTCCGCGGCATCGGCTATTGTCTGGATCGGCCGGTGCATTCGGAGACGCCATCGCCGTCCGCTTCGGCCGCCCCCGCGACGCCGTCTCGTAGCGACGCCTACCGCTGATGCGGCCCCGTTGGCTGCACCGCGCGCCGCGCGCCGCCGACCCGACAGGGCACGCGGCCGATGCATCGCGCGCCGACGGCGATACGACCCCTCCCCCGCCGCGCGTCGCCCGATCCCTGCTTGCCGAGATCCTCGACTGGATGCTCGCGCCATTGCTGATGTTATGGCCGCTCAGTATCGCCGTCACCTGGCTGATCGCCAAATCGATTGCCGGCGCGCCGTTCGATCATGCCTTGGAACGCCGGCTCGCCGTCTTGGCGCGGCAAGTGCATCAGGCAGGGCCTGCTGTGCTGTCACCGTTGCCGACAACCGATGCCGACTGGTTGCTGGACGATCCGGACGACACCGTCTTGTTTCAGGTACGCGATGCCCAGGGCAAGGTCGTCGCCGGCACTGCGCAATTGCCGGCGCCGCCATTGCGCAGCGGCGCGCGCGATGCCGGCGCTGACAATCTAGCACTGGATGCCGACGCCGACGTCGAGCCTGGCATCGTGCGAATGCGCGACGTTGTCGTGGCGGGCCGCAATATGCGCTTGGCCTGGACGCGCGCATGGGGCCCGCCAGCCAGCGACGCGCCTCCTTCCCCGCAAACGACCGCATCACCCTCTGCCATTGCAGCGCCATCGCCCCAGGCG
Coding sequences within it:
- a CDS encoding response regulator transcription factor, with protein sequence MRILIAEDDSILADGLTRTLRQAGYAVDHFGDGGDVDRALALQAYDLLILDLGLPKLSGQEILRRLRARQGANATLPVLILTAADSVEDRVMGLDLGADDYMAKPFALSELEARIRALTRRGTGGGAAIMRHGALAFDQVGRTASLHGQMIELSAREIALLEVLLQRVGRLVSKEQLVDHLCEWGDEVSTNAIEVYMHRLRKKIEPGGVRVTTVRGIGYCLDRPVHSETPSPSASAAPATPSRSDAYR